A window of Streptomyces sp. SAI-127 contains these coding sequences:
- a CDS encoding alpha/beta hydrolase: MRTVKATAAAVTAALAAGTAGIVAGRIASDAGLKASPGRPLPGEPRLTVHSTAAGRIALTRDLAALRPGIYGLAGDASHAVVGPVLTAEPHSADTVVRRLERVTHGTLEPGDKVWLTPNVYVGNPKSVLGLDHTDVEIPGELGTLPAWFVPGIRDTWVIAVHGLGTTREHAMNVMEFLHGLRFPVLAPAHRGDAGAPRPPDGLNHFGDTEWRDLDAVMRFAVSHGARQLVLLGWSTGATMALRAAAHSGLRDRVRGLVLDSPVLSWERTLRALAAARHTPGVLLPLAVRAAQGRTGLPSAHSGLYADRTVPYADHEDRTDDPGPDRPPPPTLIFHGPDDTIAPWDLSRRLAGTHPDRIALHTVRQAPHAAMWNADPSGYEEALRRFLTPLM, encoded by the coding sequence GTGCGTACTGTCAAAGCGACGGCCGCTGCCGTCACCGCAGCCCTGGCGGCCGGCACCGCCGGAATCGTCGCCGGGAGGATCGCCAGCGACGCCGGACTGAAGGCGTCACCGGGCCGCCCGCTGCCCGGTGAACCCCGGCTCACCGTCCACTCCACCGCCGCCGGCCGCATCGCCCTCACCCGCGACCTCGCCGCGCTGCGCCCCGGCATCTACGGCCTCGCGGGCGACGCCTCCCACGCCGTCGTGGGCCCCGTCCTCACCGCGGAACCGCACTCCGCCGACACCGTCGTCCGCCGCCTGGAACGCGTCACCCACGGCACCCTGGAACCCGGCGACAAGGTCTGGCTCACCCCGAACGTGTACGTCGGCAACCCGAAGTCGGTCCTCGGCCTCGACCACACCGACGTCGAGATCCCGGGCGAACTCGGCACCCTGCCCGCCTGGTTCGTCCCCGGCATACGCGACACCTGGGTCATCGCGGTCCACGGCCTCGGCACGACCCGCGAACACGCCATGAACGTCATGGAGTTCCTGCACGGGCTCCGCTTCCCGGTCCTCGCCCCCGCCCACCGCGGCGACGCGGGCGCCCCCCGCCCGCCCGACGGCCTGAACCACTTCGGCGACACCGAGTGGCGCGACCTGGACGCGGTCATGCGCTTCGCCGTCAGCCACGGCGCCCGTCAACTCGTCCTGCTCGGCTGGTCCACCGGCGCCACGATGGCCCTGCGCGCCGCCGCCCACTCGGGCCTGCGCGACCGCGTCAGGGGGCTGGTCCTGGATTCGCCGGTCCTCAGCTGGGAGCGGACCCTGCGCGCCCTCGCCGCGGCCCGCCACACCCCCGGCGTCCTCCTGCCGCTCGCGGTGCGCGCGGCACAGGGCCGCACCGGACTGCCCAGCGCCCACTCCGGCCTGTACGCGGACCGCACCGTCCCCTACGCCGACCACGAGGACCGGACCGACGACCCGGGCCCCGACCGGCCCCCGCCGCCGACCCTGATCTTCCACGGCCCGGACGACACGATCGCCCCCTGGGACCTCTCCCGCCGTCTCGCCGGTACCCACCCCGACCGGATCGCCCTCCACACGGTCCGCCAGGCCCCCCACGCGGCGATGTGGAACGCCGACCCGAGCGGCTACGAAGAGGCACTGCGCCGTTTCCTCACCCCCCTGATGTGA
- a CDS encoding VOC family protein, whose amino-acid sequence MAGTSGGRPSIYPTLLYTDAKAAIRQLTEAFGFTELSVYEGEDGSVLHAELVQGNGAVMLGSKGRGGVFDAAMKDAGTTGVYVVVDDVDAHHRRAVEHGAEILMPPTDQEYGSRDYMARDAEGNVWSFGTYAPEIGG is encoded by the coding sequence ATGGCAGGTACGAGCGGTGGGCGTCCGAGCATCTACCCGACGCTGCTGTACACCGACGCGAAGGCGGCGATCAGGCAGCTGACGGAGGCCTTCGGATTCACCGAGCTGTCGGTGTACGAGGGCGAGGACGGCTCCGTACTGCACGCCGAGCTGGTGCAGGGCAACGGCGCGGTGATGCTCGGCTCGAAAGGCCGCGGCGGTGTCTTCGACGCGGCGATGAAGGACGCGGGCACGACCGGGGTGTACGTCGTCGTGGACGACGTCGACGCACACCACCGCCGCGCCGTGGAGCACGGCGCGGAGATCCTGATGCCCCCGACGGACCAGGAGTACGGCTCCCGGGACTACATGGCCCGGGACGCCGAGGGCAATGTGTGGAGCTTCGGAACGTACGCCCCCGAGATCGGGGGCTGA
- a CDS encoding lysozyme — translation MARDRKPARRRTRALAVSVATLTVGGMALAETPASAASLPKGHDVSSHQKDVDWRKARAKGATFVYVKATESTNYRNPHFGQQYNGARDAGIVRGAYHFALPDKSSGRTQAAHFVRNGGAWTADGWTLPPALDIEYNPYDKKHKCYRMTKAQLVGWIKSFSDEVKRLTGRRPVIYTTAHWWNTCTGGSGAFASDHALWVARYNSADTGALPAGWSYWTIWQYDNSGSLPGDQNLFNGSANQLRRFARGS, via the coding sequence ATGGCCCGTGATCGCAAGCCTGCCCGTCGCCGAACCCGCGCCCTGGCCGTGTCCGTGGCCACGCTCACCGTGGGAGGCATGGCACTCGCCGAGACACCCGCCTCGGCGGCGAGCCTGCCCAAGGGGCACGACGTCTCTTCGCACCAGAAGGACGTCGACTGGCGGAAGGCCAGGGCCAAGGGCGCCACGTTCGTCTACGTCAAGGCGACCGAGTCCACCAACTACCGCAATCCGCACTTCGGTCAGCAGTACAACGGCGCGCGCGACGCGGGCATAGTCCGCGGGGCGTACCACTTCGCACTGCCGGACAAGTCGTCGGGCAGGACACAGGCCGCGCACTTCGTACGCAACGGCGGCGCCTGGACCGCGGACGGCTGGACCCTGCCGCCCGCGCTCGACATCGAGTACAACCCGTACGACAAGAAGCACAAGTGCTACCGCATGACCAAGGCGCAGCTGGTCGGCTGGATCAAGTCGTTCAGCGATGAAGTGAAACGGCTCACCGGGCGCCGTCCGGTGATCTACACGACCGCCCACTGGTGGAACACGTGCACGGGCGGCAGCGGCGCCTTCGCCTCCGACCACGCGCTGTGGGTGGCCCGCTACAACTCGGCGGACACGGGAGCGCTGCCCGCCGGATGGTCGTACTGGACGATCTGGCAGTACGACAACAGCGGCAGCCTGCCGGGTGACCAGAATCTCTTCAACGGGTCGGCGAATCAGCTGAGGAGGTTCGCCAGGGGGTCGTAG
- a CDS encoding cobalamin biosynthesis protein — translation MRADRVFAYGSAAGLIGDLLLGDPRRGHPVAAFGRAAGAVERVLWRDHRGWGTLHTAVCVGGAVGLGAVAENVVRPSRTASVALTAAATWAVVGGTSLVREARVIGRALEAGDVEAARDRLPHLCGRDPQALDADGIARAVVESVAENTSDAVVGALMWGAAAGVPGLLGFRAVNTLDAMVGHKSVEYRRFGWASARLDDLAGWPGARLTAVLAALAGDSPRGAVRAWREDAPQHPSPNAGPVEASFAGALGVRLGGTLSYAGRVEHRPVLNQRGRAVATYDIERAVRLSRRVGLLALSVGVAARAFVKGRTA, via the coding sequence GTGCGTGCCGATCGCGTCTTCGCGTACGGCTCCGCCGCCGGTCTGATCGGTGACCTTCTGCTCGGTGACCCCCGTCGTGGGCATCCGGTCGCCGCGTTCGGACGGGCCGCGGGCGCCGTGGAGCGGGTGTTGTGGCGGGACCACCGGGGGTGGGGCACGCTGCACACCGCCGTGTGCGTGGGCGGTGCGGTGGGACTCGGTGCCGTGGCGGAGAACGTCGTACGTCCGTCCCGTACCGCTTCCGTCGCGCTCACCGCAGCCGCCACCTGGGCCGTCGTGGGCGGGACTTCACTCGTGCGGGAGGCCCGGGTCATCGGGCGGGCGCTGGAGGCCGGAGACGTCGAGGCGGCCCGGGACCGGCTGCCGCATCTGTGTGGGCGCGATCCTCAGGCACTCGATGCCGACGGGATCGCGCGGGCCGTCGTGGAGTCCGTCGCCGAGAACACCTCCGACGCCGTGGTGGGGGCGCTCATGTGGGGAGCCGCCGCCGGAGTGCCGGGGCTGCTCGGGTTCCGGGCCGTGAACACGCTCGACGCCATGGTGGGACACAAGTCGGTCGAATACCGCCGCTTCGGGTGGGCTTCGGCCCGGCTCGACGACCTCGCCGGGTGGCCGGGGGCGCGGCTGACCGCCGTACTCGCCGCCCTGGCCGGTGACAGTCCGCGGGGTGCCGTGCGGGCCTGGCGGGAGGACGCACCCCAGCATCCGAGCCCCAACGCCGGGCCCGTCGAAGCCTCGTTCGCGGGGGCGCTGGGTGTCCGGCTCGGCGGGACCCTCTCGTACGCGGGGCGGGTCGAGCATCGGCCGGTGCTGAATCAGCGAGGGCGCGCCGTCGCCACGTACGACATCGAGCGCGCCGTACGGCTGTCACGGCGCGTCGGGCTGCTCGCGCTCAGCGTCGGTGTCGCCGCGCGGGCCTTCGTGAAGGGGCGTACGGCATGA
- a CDS encoding inorganic phosphate transporter — translation MENFSLILAIVVVTALAFDFTNGFHDTANAMATTISTGALKPKVAVAMSAVLNLVGAFLSVEVANTISKGLVDETGIRPEVIFAALVGAILWNLLTWLVGLPSSSSHALMGGLIGATIASAGMGAVHGDALITKVLIPAIAAPIVAGIAAMLATRLSYTLGKKADGKAAAKGYRTGQIASAGLVSLAHGTNDAQKTMGIITLALVAGGVVAPDSDPPTWVILSAGLAIALGTYLGGWRIIRTMGKGLTDLQPQQGFAAQTSAATVILASSHLGFSLSTTHSVSGSVMGAGLGRKGGVVRWSTATRMFVAWGLTLPAAALVGALAESVTDLGDWGTAVVAVFLVASSAAIWKISRREVVDASNVNHTDEPAGVVTTAIAAVTPPPAGTVTEVLTATIPAPPATTEPAAPPAAV, via the coding sequence ATGGAAAACTTCTCGCTGATCCTCGCGATTGTGGTGGTAACCGCACTCGCGTTCGATTTCACGAACGGTTTTCACGACACCGCCAACGCGATGGCCACCACCATCTCGACCGGTGCACTCAAGCCCAAGGTCGCGGTGGCCATGTCCGCCGTGCTCAACCTTGTGGGCGCTTTCCTCTCGGTGGAGGTCGCCAACACGATCTCCAAGGGTCTCGTCGACGAGACCGGCATCCGTCCCGAGGTCATCTTCGCCGCCCTGGTCGGCGCGATCCTCTGGAACCTGCTGACCTGGCTGGTGGGCCTGCCCTCCAGTTCCTCGCACGCCCTCATGGGCGGTCTGATCGGCGCCACCATCGCCTCGGCGGGCATGGGCGCGGTCCACGGCGACGCGCTCATCACCAAGGTCCTGATCCCGGCGATCGCCGCGCCGATCGTCGCGGGCATCGCCGCCATGCTGGCCACCCGGCTCTCCTACACCCTGGGCAAGAAGGCCGACGGCAAGGCCGCCGCGAAGGGCTACCGCACCGGCCAGATCGCCTCGGCCGGCCTGGTCTCGCTGGCCCACGGCACCAACGACGCGCAGAAGACGATGGGCATCATCACCCTCGCCCTGGTCGCCGGCGGTGTCGTCGCGCCCGACTCCGACCCGCCCACCTGGGTCATCCTCTCGGCGGGCCTCGCCATCGCGCTCGGCACCTACCTCGGCGGCTGGCGCATCATCCGCACCATGGGCAAGGGCCTGACCGACCTCCAGCCGCAGCAGGGCTTCGCCGCCCAGACCAGCGCGGCCACCGTCATCCTGGCCTCGTCCCACCTCGGCTTCTCCCTGTCCACCACGCACTCCGTCTCCGGTTCGGTGATGGGCGCCGGCCTCGGCCGCAAGGGCGGCGTCGTCCGCTGGTCCACGGCCACCCGCATGTTCGTCGCCTGGGGCCTGACGCTCCCGGCGGCGGCCCTGGTGGGCGCCCTGGCCGAGTCGGTCACCGACCTCGGCGACTGGGGTACGGCGGTCGTGGCGGTCTTCCTCGTCGCCTCCAGCGCGGCGATCTGGAAGATCTCGCGGCGCGAGGTCGTGGACGCGTCCAACGTCAACCACACCGACGAGCCGGCCGGCGTGGTGACCACGGCGATCGCCGCCGTGACCCCGCCGCCCGCGGGCACGGTGACCGAGGTCCTCACCGCCACGATCCCGGCCCCGCCCGCCACGACGGAACCGGCCGCCCCGCCGGCCGCCGTCTGA
- a CDS encoding class II aldolase/adducin family protein, translated as MAEERRDPRDVRDVGAEEADAWGELVDTARRTVSHGLVVGTSGNVSVRVADTVLVTPSGVPYDRLTPDDVTGVDLDGRQVLGSLVPTSELPMHLAVYRSTDARAVVHTHAVHATAVSTLVSELPAIHYMTGALGGAVRVAPYATYGTDELAENMLHALADRSACLLQNHGTIAYGSTLAQAYDRTAQLEWMCHLWLTARAVPGLTPNLLTEEQVAEAGERLRGYGQRGA; from the coding sequence ATGGCTGAGGAACGGCGGGATCCACGGGACGTACGGGATGTCGGTGCCGAGGAGGCGGACGCCTGGGGGGAGTTGGTCGACACCGCCCGCAGGACGGTGTCCCACGGACTGGTCGTCGGAACCTCCGGCAACGTCTCGGTGCGCGTCGCGGACACGGTCCTGGTCACGCCCTCGGGCGTCCCCTACGACCGCCTCACGCCGGACGACGTCACGGGCGTCGACCTCGACGGCCGACAGGTCCTCGGCAGCCTGGTCCCGACGAGCGAACTCCCCATGCATCTCGCCGTCTACCGCAGCACGGACGCCCGTGCGGTCGTCCACACCCACGCCGTGCACGCCACGGCCGTCTCCACGCTCGTGTCCGAGCTCCCCGCGATCCACTACATGACCGGCGCGCTCGGCGGCGCCGTCCGGGTTGCGCCCTACGCCACCTACGGCACCGACGAGTTGGCCGAGAACATGCTCCACGCCCTCGCCGACCGCTCCGCCTGCCTTCTCCAGAACCACGGCACGATCGCCTACGGCAGCACCCTCGCCCAGGCCTACGACCGCACAGCCCAACTGGAATGGATGTGCCACCTGTGGCTGACGGCCCGCGCGGTACCGGGCCTGACCCCGAACCTGCTGACGGAGGAACAGGTGGCGGAGGCGGGGGAGCGGTTGCGGGGGTACGGCCAGCGCGGGGCTTGA
- a CDS encoding cobyric acid synthase gives MSGGGLLVAGTTSDAGKSVVTAGICRWLVRQGVKVAPFKAQNMSLNSFVTREGAEIGRAQAMQAQACRIEPTALMNPVLLKPGGEQSSQVVLLGKPVGELSARGYHGGRQQQLLGTVLDCLGELRGTYDAVICEGAGSPAEINLRRTDIVNMGIARNAGLPVLVVGDIDRGGVFASFFGTVALLSPEDQALVAGFLVNKFRGDVSLLEPGLDMLHGLTGRHTYGVLPFRHGLGIDEEDGLRVSLRGTVRESAVSPPVGEDVLRVAVCAIPLMSNFTDVDALAAEPGVVVRFVDRAEELADADLVVIPGTRGTVRALEWLRERGLADALVTRAAQGRPVLGICGGFQILGEHIEDEVESRQGHVEGLGVLPVRVRFAREKTLTRPEGEALGEHVAGYEIHHGVADIHGGEAFISDDKGHSLDGCRVGQTWGTHWHGSLESDGFRRAFLREVAAAAGRRFVPAPHTSFAALREEQLDRLGDLIEQHADTDALWRLIESGAPQGLPFIPPGAPA, from the coding sequence ATGAGTGGCGGGGGTCTTCTCGTCGCCGGAACCACCTCGGACGCCGGCAAGAGTGTCGTCACCGCCGGGATCTGCCGATGGCTGGTGCGGCAGGGGGTGAAGGTCGCGCCGTTCAAGGCGCAGAACATGTCCCTCAACTCGTTCGTCACGCGCGAGGGCGCCGAGATCGGGCGGGCCCAGGCCATGCAGGCGCAGGCCTGCCGCATCGAGCCCACCGCGCTCATGAACCCCGTGCTGCTCAAGCCCGGTGGTGAGCAGAGCAGTCAGGTCGTGCTGCTCGGGAAGCCCGTCGGGGAGTTGAGCGCACGCGGCTATCACGGCGGGCGGCAGCAGCAGCTTCTCGGGACCGTGCTCGACTGTCTCGGCGAGTTGCGGGGCACGTATGACGCGGTGATCTGTGAGGGGGCGGGCAGCCCGGCCGAGATCAACCTGCGGCGTACCGACATCGTCAACATGGGGATCGCCCGGAACGCCGGGCTGCCCGTGCTGGTCGTGGGCGACATCGACCGCGGGGGCGTCTTCGCCTCCTTCTTCGGGACCGTCGCGCTGCTCTCCCCCGAGGACCAGGCGCTCGTCGCCGGGTTCCTCGTCAACAAGTTCCGGGGGGACGTCTCGCTGCTGGAGCCGGGGCTGGACATGCTGCACGGGCTCACCGGGCGCCACACCTACGGCGTTCTGCCCTTCCGGCACGGGCTCGGGATCGACGAGGAGGACGGGCTGCGGGTGTCACTGCGGGGGACCGTCCGGGAGTCCGCGGTGAGCCCTCCGGTGGGCGAGGACGTGCTGCGGGTCGCCGTCTGTGCGATTCCGCTGATGTCCAACTTCACCGACGTGGACGCCCTGGCCGCCGAACCCGGTGTGGTGGTGCGGTTCGTGGACCGGGCGGAGGAGCTGGCGGACGCCGACCTCGTCGTGATCCCGGGAACCCGTGGGACCGTACGGGCACTTGAGTGGCTGCGGGAGCGCGGGCTGGCCGACGCCCTCGTCACCAGGGCCGCGCAGGGACGCCCGGTGCTCGGCATCTGCGGCGGCTTCCAGATCCTCGGCGAGCACATCGAGGACGAGGTCGAGAGCCGGCAGGGGCACGTCGAGGGGCTCGGAGTCCTTCCCGTGCGGGTGCGGTTCGCGCGGGAGAAGACCCTGACCCGGCCGGAGGGCGAAGCCCTCGGCGAGCACGTCGCGGGGTACGAGATCCATCACGGGGTCGCCGACATCCACGGGGGCGAAGCGTTCATCTCTGATGACAAAGGACACAGCCTGGACGGCTGCCGCGTCGGCCAGACCTGGGGGACCCACTGGCACGGCTCGCTGGAGTCGGACGGGTTCCGGCGGGCCTTCCTGCGGGAGGTGGCGGCCGCCGCGGGCCGCCGGTTCGTGCCGGCCCCCCACACCTCGTTCGCCGCGCTGCGCGAGGAGCAGCTCGACCGGCTCGGCGACCTGATCGAACAGCACGCGGACACGGACGCGCTGTGGCGGCTCATCGAGTCCGGTGCGCCGCAAGGACTGCCTTTCATTCCACCGGGAGCGCCCGCATGA
- the cobN gene encoding cobaltochelatase subunit CobN has translation MSTVLLLSTADTDLLAARAASGAEYRIGNPTRIDVTDELPALLDGADIAVVRLLGGKRAWEDGLAALKASGVPTVLLGGESVPDAELMAESSVPAGVVAEALRYLVEGGPANLEELARFLSDTVLLTGEGFAEPQKMPEYGVHGPLAPDNGRPTVGVLFYRAHELSGNTAFVDTLCEAIEARGANALPVYCGSLRGADAGLYELLARADSLVATVLAAGGTHASQASAGGDEEAWDIGALADLDVPVLQGLCLTSSRAAWDESDAALSPMDAAMQVAIPEFDGRLITVPFSFKEQGPDDVPVYVADPERAARVAGIAVRHAELRHKPNAEKKLALVFTAYPTKHSRVGNAVGLDTPASAVRVLDSLRDAGYVVEGYPDNGDELIHRLIEAGGHDVEWLTEDQLASAPARVPLADYRAWFDKLEPGLRQAMVDAWGEPPGSLYVDGDDIVLASLQFGNVVVMIQPPRGFGENPIAIYHDPDMPPSHHYMAAYRWLEAATSEGGFGADAVVHMGKHGTMEWLPGKGLGLSGGCAPDAVLGELPLIYPFIVNDPGEGTQAKRRGHATVVDHLVPPMARADTYGDLAKLEQLLDEYALVSDLDPTKAPAVRAQIWTLVKAAELHHDLHVDEQPDDAAFDEFVMHIDGYLCEIKDVQIRDGLHILGGGPVDEARVNLVLAVLRASQVWGGQANALPGLRASLAEHFGLVEKELLAEPGAPVKVPVELSDLVEGPARSAADAIDLLEQLCRRVAEGMEAVSWDVTAVPGLVRDVLGTELPEAVAVLEFACTEVVPRLARTTDEIAHILKALDGGYVPAGPSGSPTRGLVNVLPTGRNFYSVDPKAIPSRLSWEVGQSLADSLVQRYLADTGEYPKSVGLTVWGTSAMRTQGDDIAEILALLGCRPVWDEASRRVTGFEVVPLTELGRPRIDVTVRISGFFRDAFPHVVGLIDDAVRTVADLDEPADQNFVKAHADEDTVEHGDRRRATARIFGSKPGAYGAGLLPLIDARNWRSDADLAEVYAVWGGYAYGRGLDGRAARGDMETAFKRINVAAKNVDTREHDLVDADDYFQYHGGMVAMVRHLTGVNPEAYVGDSATPDQVKTRTLGEETHRVFRARVVNPRWMAAMRRHGYKGAFEMAATVDYLFGYDATAGVVDDWMYEKLSAEYVFDAENRDFMKKSNPWALRGITERLLEAADRGLWAEPDADTLERLRATYLELEGDLEGDEK, from the coding sequence ATGAGCACAGTGTTGTTGTTGTCCACCGCCGACACGGATCTGCTGGCGGCCCGGGCCGCTTCCGGTGCCGAGTACCGGATCGGCAACCCGACCCGGATCGACGTCACGGACGAGCTGCCCGCGCTCCTCGACGGCGCGGACATCGCCGTCGTACGGCTGCTCGGCGGCAAGCGGGCCTGGGAGGACGGGCTCGCCGCGCTGAAGGCTTCCGGCGTCCCGACCGTGCTGCTCGGCGGAGAGAGCGTGCCGGACGCCGAGTTGATGGCCGAGTCGTCCGTACCGGCCGGTGTCGTGGCCGAGGCGCTCAGGTACCTCGTCGAGGGCGGTCCCGCGAACCTGGAGGAACTCGCCCGTTTCCTGTCCGACACCGTGCTGCTGACCGGCGAGGGGTTCGCCGAGCCGCAGAAGATGCCGGAGTACGGCGTCCATGGCCCGCTCGCGCCGGACAACGGCCGCCCGACCGTCGGGGTGCTCTTCTACCGGGCCCATGAACTCAGCGGCAACACCGCCTTCGTGGACACCCTGTGCGAGGCCATCGAGGCGCGGGGCGCCAACGCCCTTCCCGTGTACTGCGGTTCACTGCGCGGTGCCGACGCCGGACTCTACGAGCTCCTCGCCCGGGCCGACTCCCTCGTCGCCACCGTCCTCGCCGCCGGCGGCACCCACGCCTCGCAGGCCTCGGCGGGCGGTGACGAGGAAGCGTGGGACATCGGGGCGCTGGCCGACCTCGACGTGCCTGTGCTGCAAGGGCTCTGCCTCACGTCGTCCAGGGCCGCGTGGGACGAGTCGGACGCCGCCCTCTCCCCCATGGACGCGGCCATGCAGGTCGCGATCCCGGAGTTCGACGGACGGCTGATCACCGTGCCGTTCTCCTTCAAGGAGCAGGGGCCCGACGACGTCCCGGTGTACGTGGCGGACCCCGAGCGGGCCGCGCGGGTCGCCGGGATCGCCGTACGGCACGCGGAGTTGAGGCACAAGCCGAACGCCGAGAAGAAGCTCGCGCTGGTCTTCACCGCGTATCCGACCAAGCACTCACGGGTCGGCAACGCCGTGGGCCTGGACACGCCCGCTTCGGCGGTGCGGGTGCTGGACTCGCTCAGGGATGCCGGGTACGTCGTCGAGGGGTACCCCGACAACGGCGACGAGCTCATCCACCGGCTGATCGAGGCCGGCGGACACGACGTCGAGTGGCTGACCGAGGACCAGCTGGCGTCGGCTCCCGCGCGGGTGCCGCTCGCCGACTACCGGGCCTGGTTCGACAAGCTGGAGCCGGGGCTTCGTCAGGCCATGGTGGACGCGTGGGGTGAGCCGCCGGGCTCGCTGTACGTCGACGGGGACGACATCGTGCTGGCCTCGCTCCAGTTCGGGAACGTCGTCGTGATGATCCAGCCGCCGCGCGGCTTCGGGGAGAACCCGATCGCGATCTACCACGACCCGGACATGCCGCCGTCCCACCACTACATGGCCGCGTACCGGTGGCTCGAGGCTGCGACATCGGAAGGCGGTTTCGGCGCCGACGCGGTCGTCCACATGGGCAAGCACGGCACGATGGAGTGGCTTCCGGGCAAGGGCCTCGGCCTCAGCGGGGGTTGTGCGCCGGACGCCGTGCTCGGTGAACTGCCGCTGATCTATCCCTTCATCGTCAACGACCCCGGTGAGGGCACCCAGGCCAAGCGGCGCGGACACGCCACCGTGGTCGACCACCTGGTGCCGCCGATGGCGCGGGCCGACACCTATGGCGACCTCGCCAAGCTGGAGCAGCTCCTCGACGAGTACGCCCTCGTCTCCGACCTGGACCCGACCAAGGCTCCGGCCGTGCGCGCCCAGATCTGGACGCTGGTCAAGGCGGCCGAGCTCCACCACGACCTGCATGTGGACGAGCAGCCGGACGACGCGGCGTTCGACGAGTTCGTCATGCACATCGACGGCTATCTGTGCGAGATCAAGGACGTGCAGATCCGGGACGGGCTGCACATCCTCGGCGGCGGTCCGGTCGACGAGGCCCGGGTCAACCTGGTGCTCGCCGTGCTGCGCGCCTCGCAGGTGTGGGGCGGGCAGGCGAACGCCCTGCCGGGGCTGCGGGCTTCGCTGGCGGAGCATTTCGGGCTGGTCGAGAAGGAGCTGCTGGCCGAGCCCGGTGCGCCGGTGAAGGTTCCGGTCGAGCTCTCCGACCTCGTCGAAGGCCCTGCGCGCAGTGCCGCCGACGCGATCGATCTGCTGGAGCAGCTGTGCCGTCGGGTCGCGGAGGGCATGGAGGCCGTGTCCTGGGACGTGACGGCCGTCCCCGGTCTCGTGCGTGACGTCCTCGGGACCGAACTCCCCGAGGCCGTCGCCGTGCTGGAGTTCGCCTGCACCGAGGTCGTGCCCCGGCTGGCCCGTACGACGGACGAGATCGCACACATCCTCAAGGCCCTGGACGGCGGTTACGTCCCGGCGGGGCCTTCCGGCTCGCCGACCCGCGGTCTCGTCAACGTCCTGCCGACCGGCCGGAACTTCTACTCCGTCGACCCCAAGGCCATTCCGTCCAGGCTGAGCTGGGAGGTCGGCCAGTCGCTCGCCGACTCGCTCGTGCAGCGGTACCTGGCCGACACCGGCGAGTACCCGAAGTCCGTGGGGCTCACGGTCTGGGGTACGTCCGCGATGCGTACGCAGGGCGACGACATCGCCGAGATCCTCGCGCTGCTGGGCTGCCGTCCGGTGTGGGACGAGGCCTCGCGGCGGGTCACCGGCTTCGAGGTCGTTCCCCTGACCGAGCTCGGCCGTCCGCGCATCGACGTCACGGTCCGCATCTCCGGCTTCTTCCGGGACGCGTTCCCGCATGTCGTCGGCCTGATCGACGACGCCGTCCGCACGGTCGCCGACCTGGACGAGCCGGCCGACCAGAACTTCGTGAAGGCGCACGCCGACGAGGACACCGTCGAGCACGGTGACCGGCGGCGCGCGACGGCCCGGATCTTCGGGTCCAAGCCGGGCGCGTACGGCGCCGGTCTGCTGCCGCTGATCGACGCCCGCAACTGGCGCTCGGACGCAGACCTCGCCGAGGTGTACGCGGTGTGGGGCGGCTACGCCTACGGGCGCGGGCTGGACGGGCGGGCGGCGCGCGGGGACATGGAGACGGCGTTCAAGCGGATCAATGTGGCCGCGAAGAACGTCGACACCCGCGAGCACGACCTGGTCGACGCCGACGACTACTTCCAGTACCACGGCGGCATGGTCGCCATGGTGCGCCACCTCACGGGCGTCAACCCCGAGGCGTACGTGGGCGATTCCGCGACGCCCGACCAGGTGAAGACGCGGACGCTCGGCGAGGAGACCCACCGGGTCTTCCGGGCCCGGGTCGTCAACCCGCGCTGGATGGCGGCCATGCGCCGGCACGGCTACAAGGGCGCCTTCGAGATGGCGGCGACCGTCGACTACCTCTTCGGCTACGACGCCACGGCGGGCGTGGTCGACGACTGGATGTACGAGAAGCTCAGCGCGGAGTACGTCTTCGACGCGGAGAACCGGGACTTCATGAAGAAGTCCAACCCGTGGGCGCTGCGGGGCATCACGGAGCGGCTCCTGGAGGCCGCCGACCGTGGACTGTGGGCCGAGCCGGACGCGGACACGCTGGAGCGGCTGCGGGCCACGTACCTGGAGCTCGAGGGCGACTTGGAGGGTGACGAGAAGTGA